The DNA sequence AGCGGCGCGGACATGGCGATCATCATTTGCCCGCCGGCGACAGCACTCATGCCTTCGATGCCGATGAACCGCACCGGAAGCAGGATGAGCAGGACGACGAAGCCGTAGGCCGGTGCGGCCGCAAGCAACTGCACACCGACGAAGCGTGGATAGCGAAAGAGCGTCAGATCCAGCATCGGCCGCGCGACCGAGCGTTCGATCCGCCAGAAGGCCAGAAAGAAGAGCACGGAAGCCGCGAACATGGCGATCACGAGCGGGCGGCCCCAGCCGCTTTCCGGCGCCTGCAGAATGCCGAAGGTGAGCGCAGTCAGCGCCGCGGTGAAGCTTGCAGCTCCCTTCCAGTCGAGGCCGATGGCGTCCGGATCACGCGTCTCCCGCAGGAAAACCGCGCCGAGCGCCAGTGCCAGACCGGCCAGGGCCACGACGAGCAGAAAGATCGCCGGCCACCCGAAGGCCTCGACCAGGAGGCCCGATGCGATGGGGCCGAAGGCGAGGCCCACGCCGAAACTCGCACCAACGAGGCTGAAGGCTCTCAGCCGCTCGTCTTCTTCGAACTCCTGGGCAAGCGAGGCCATGCCGCCGGAGAAGGCGGCGGCTGCCCCGGTCCCTTGAAGCGCTCGCAACACGTCGAACCAGACAATATTGCCGGAGAACGCCAGAACAGCCGAGAACAGCAGGAACGCGGCAAGACCTCCGAGGAAGACACGCTTGCGACCGAAACTGTCGGCAACGGCACCCGCCGCCATCAGCGAACTGCCGAAGGTCAGCATGAAGGCATTGGTGACCCAATTGAGCGCCACCGGATCGGCGCCGAGGCTGCGACTGATCGCCGGCAACGCCACCGCCGGTCCGGTAAAGGTGAGCGGCATCGTGGCCGCCGCGCAGCAAACCGAAAGGAGCACGAACCACCGTCCGCGCCCGTCTTTGAAATCATCTCTCATATTGTCCATCCGTTGGAACAAGGAGATACCCGCACAGGCTTCCTCAGAAACCTGCAGCTGGGCGTCCGCCACCTGGGTATCGATTGACGAATGAAGAATAGTTTCGCCATAATCGGCTGAGAACCATGCCAATTGGACAGGCATACCGGAGCATAACGCTCGAATAGGAGGCTGCAATGGACCGCTTGAGCGGATTGACCGCGTTCGTGCGTACGGCCGATCTCGGCAGTTTCGTCGCGGCCGGCCGCGTGCTCGGCCTGTCCGCTTCCGCGGTCGGCAAGGCAGTCACCGCGCTCGAAAAGCAGCTCGGCGTGCGTCTGCTGCAGCGCTCGACCCGTAGTATCCGGTTGACCGAGGAGGGACGCCTCTTTCACGAGCGCTGCCGCCGGATTCTCGACGACCTGGACGATGCAGAAGCTTCATTGGCCGAGGCGGTGGCCGTTCCACGCGGACGGTTGCGCGTCAGCGTGCCGATCGTCAGCTATCATCTGCTGTTGCCGGTACTGCCGGAGTTCGTGCGACGCTATCCCGAAGTCGAGCTCGACCTCGACTTCAACGACCGCATCGTCGATCTGATCGACGAGGAAGTCGATGTCGCCATCCGCAGCGGTGTGCTGCCGGATTCGCGGCTGATGACCCGGGCGCTCAGGCCGTTCCAGCTTCTGCTCTGCGCCGCTCCGGCCTATCTCGATCGGCATGGCACCCCCGAATGCCCCCGCGATCTCGACGGGCACCATGCCATCCGCTTCCGTTTTCCCAACAGCCGGAAGCTGCAGGATTGGCCGATCGCCGTGCCCGCAGGCGGACCCGGGCCGCAGATCAAGACGGTGCTCTACAGCAACAACATGGAGGCGCTCAGTGGCGCCGTGCTCGCCGGCCTCGGCATCGGCTGCCTGCCGGATTTTCTCGCCCGCCAGCTGCTCGGCGATGGCCGGCTCCGCACGGTGCTTGATGCCTACCTCGACGCGCCCGGACAGTTCCACCTCCTCTGGCCGTCAAACCGCCACTTGTCGCCAAAGGTGCGCGTGTTCGTCGATTTCCTGAGCGAGCGGCTCTTTGCCGACCGCTGCGAGCGCACGCCAGTCGTCGACACATCTCGGTAGGAACTAAAACGGGCCGCCTCCATGACGGAAGCGGCCCTTGGTTTCTTTCAGATCGTCAACTGTGTCCCCGCGCCGATATCGCCAGAACGGGACGCTCAAGCGTTCACGCCGCCTTGATCTTGGCGCGCTTGGCGAGATGCGCCACGACGTTCTCGATCATCCGCATGCCGGCGTCGCCGCCGAGCGTCATGATCGATTCCGGATGGAACTGCACCGCCGCCACCGGCTCCTTGGTGTGCTCGATACCCATGATCGTGCCGTCTTCGCTTTCGGCGGTGATCATGAAATCACCAGGCAGGCTCGAAGGATCGGCAAAGATCGAGTGATAGCGACCGACGGTCACTTCCTTGCCGAGACCGGAGAAGACGATGCCCGGCTCCAGCACCCGGATGCGCGACGGCTTGCCGTGCATCGGGATGGCGAGCTGGCGGAGATCCCCACCATAGGCCTCGGCAAGCGCCTGGAGGCCCAGGCACACGCCGAAGATCGGCAGGTCGCGGGCGCGCGCCTTCTTGATCGTCGCCTTGCAGTCGAAATCTTTCGGGTTGCCGGGGCCGGGTGAAAGCACGACGAGATCCGGCTTCACCCGATCGAAGATCTCTTCGGCCACCGGCGTGCGCACCGTCGTGACGGTCGCCCCCGTCTGGCGGAAATAGTTCGCAAGCGTGTGGACGAAGCTGTCTTCGTGATCGACGAGCAGGATGTTGACGCCTGCACCGACGGCCGCCACATCGCGGCTTGCCTTGCCGGCATTGGCGGATTTCGCATCGCGAATGGCAGCGATCATGGCGGAGGCCTTCAGTTCGGTTTCGGCTTCTTCTTCTTCGGGGCTGGAATCGTAGAGCAGCGTCGCCCCTGCCCTGACCTCGGCAATGCCGTCCTTGATCCGGATCGTGCGCAATGTCAGGCCCGTGTTCATGTCGCCGTTGAAGCCGACCATGCCGATCGCGCCACCATACCATGCGCGCGGGCTCTTCTCATGGCTTTCGATGAAGCGCATGGCCCAGAGCTTCGGCGCGCCGGTAACGGTCACGGCCCAGGCATGGCTCAAAAAGCCGTCGAAGGCGTCCATGTCATCGCGCAGGCGGCCCTCGATGTGGTCGACCGTGTGGATGAGGCGCGAATACATCTCGATCTGGCGGCGGCCGATGACCTTGACGGAGCCCGGAACGCAGACGCGGCTCTTGTCGTTGCGGTCGACGTCCGAGCACATGGTCAGCTCGGACTCGTCCTTCTTGGAATTCAAGAGCTTCAGGATCTGCTCGCTGTCGGCGATCGGATCGTCGCCACGCTTGATCGTGCCGGAGATCGGGCAGGTCTCGATGCGGCGACCGGAAACGCGAACGAACATTTCCGGCGAAGCGCCGACGAGATATTCCTGATTGCCGAGGTTGATGAAGAACGAATAGGGCGACGGATTGATCGCCTTCAGCCGGTTGGAGATCTCCGACGGCTTGCTCTCGCACCGCTCGAAGAACTTCTGGCCGGGTACCACTTCGAACAGATCGCCGCGGCGGAAGCTTTCCTTCGCCTTGACGACGAGTTCGGCATACTCGCCGGGCCGATGGTCGCCGTGTGGCGGAATGCTGTCGACTGTCTTGAAGGGCTCGCTGGCGATCTCTTCCGCCTTGCCTTCAGTCGTCTTGCCGTCCCTGGCGAAATCGTAGCGGTCGATCCAGGCCTTGGCGGCATAGTGGTCGACGACGAGGATCTCGTCCGGCAGGAACAGCACCATGTCGCGCTGGTCGTCCGGGCGCTTCAGCTTCAGGTCGATCGCGTCGAACTGGAAGGCGAGATCGTAGCCGAAGGCGCCGTAGAGGCCTAGGCTCGCGTCCTCGGCCGAATGGAAGAGGCTGGTGACGGCGCGCAAAACGCTGAACACCGTCGGCATCTTCGAGCGCTCTTCCTCGGTGAAGACGCGGTCAGGCTGGTTGATCGTCAGATCGAGGCGACGGCTGGTCAACACACCAAGTGTGATATCGGTAACGGACTGGAGGTGTTCGGCGATGATAGCCAGCAGCACTTCACCGCGGCCGTTATAGGCTTCGATCCAGAGCGAGCGACCGAAGGAAGAAATGCCGAGCGGCGGATCGACGACGGCCGTGTCCCAACGGGTGTAGCGGCCGGGATATTCATAGTTGGATGAAAACACCGCACCGCGGCGTTCGTCGAGCTTGTCCACATAGCTTGCGATCGCGTCCTGATAGGAGGCTTCACGCCGCCTGCGGGTCACCACGATGCCACCCTTTGTGGTGTAGCTCTCCGAGCCGTCTTCGAGAATTACCGTTGCCATTCGCCTCGCTCCGTATAAGCCCGGTCCTTGAGCGGCCTGAATATGAAAAAAGCCGCCTCGAAATCTCCGGGCGGCTTCATCTCTCAATCACGCATGACTGGTCAAGGCCGCTTCAGCGAGCCCACCACCAGATCGAAATGTTGCGTGCGTTTTCCATGGGCGAAAGTGTTAGCGTGGGTTCCGGCCCCGCGCAAGCCGGAAAACGACGGCAAACACGGCGGTTGCGGCAAAAAAAGAGGCGGCTCTTTCGAACCGCCCCGACTGGAGTTGAAGGTATTGTATCAGAACTTCGCCTTCGCCGTAACCAGGAACGTGCGGCCGCGGCCCGTATCGATCGTGCTACCGGCAATCGTGCTCGACGACGGCGTATAGGTCTTGTCGAAAAGGTTCGTCACCGTCGCCGTCACCTCGAAGCCATTCTCGAACTTGTAGTTCGCGAAGAGGTCGACAAGGCCATAGCCCGGAACGTTCGGCGGCGTGCGGTTGATCTCGCCGACGAATGCGCTCGACACGGCATAGAGCCGCGTGCCGACCGTCAGGCGCTGGTCGTCGAGGAAGCGGGCGCCGAGCGTCGCGCTGATGATGTTGTCAGGCAGATAGCTCTGCACGCCGAAACCGTTGACCTGCGACGGCAGGTTGCTGTCGGTGTAGGTGTAGGCCAGATCGCCGAAGACATAGCCGGCATCGTATGCCGCCTGCAGTTCAAAGCCCTGCACGGTCGAGGTGCCTGGATTGTTGACGAAGAAGATCTGGCGGCCGCCGCCGAGCAGCGCTGCGGTGATGTAGTTGTCGATGCGGTTGTGGAAGTAGTTGGCCTTCACACGCAGGCTGTCGCTGGCGTCGAGCAGACCGTCAAAGGTGAAGTTCGCGCCGATTTCCCAGCCCTTCGAGATTTCAGGCTCGAGGAACGGATTAGGGAAGAACGACTGGCCGGTCGTACCCGGGTGCGTGCCGCCGGCAAAGGTCTCGTTGACGGTCGGCGAGCGCGAGGTCTCGGCGTAGGTGACGTAGGGCTGGAACCAGTCCGTCGGATTGAGCGCGACGGTGACGCTCGGATTGAGATGGCCGTCGGACTTGTCGACCGTGTAGGGACCCGCCGGCAGGCCGATCGGGTTGCCCCGGACCACGGCGCCGGAGCCATCGAGGCTGAAGTGATCCCACCTGAGGCCGGCCGTCAGGTCGACGATGCCGTAGGTGAAGGTCGTGTTGCTGAAAACGCCGGTCGTGGCATTGGTGCCGCTGCCGTTGACGCCAGCGCCCGGCCGGGCCGTGCTGTTGATGACGTCATAGTCGTCGCGGAAGTATTCAACGCCGTAGTTCGCCCGGACGGCAACGTCGCCGAGATCGAACAGCGAGGTGTTCGAGATGTCGAAGCCCTTGCCCGTGTCGGTGATGCGGCGGCCGGCAGCCGTGCCACCACCACGAACATCGGTGTCGTACTTCATCTTAAGCCGGTTCCAATAGGCATTGGCCTTGAAGTCGATGAGTTCGTTGTCCGGCGTGTACGAATAGCTTGCCGAAGCGGTCTGGTTCTTCACGTTCTGGAAATAGGAGTTCGCGAAGAAGTCGTTGTCATAAGTGATGCCGGTGAGCTTGAAGGAATGATCCTGATCCGGGGTCACCTCGAACTTCAACAGGCCGGAAAGCAGGTCTTCCTCGGTGTAAGGCACCGTTACGCCGTTGCCGTTGTCGTAGTTGCCGGGATCAGCCTTGCTGATGCCGCCGAGCACCGAGAAGACGTCATTGAAGCGGTAGGCGCCGATCAGCGATTCCGACCAGCCGGCATCGTTGCTGCCATAGGTGGCCGAAGCGATACCGCCGTAGTTCTTCCCGTCCTGGATCAGGTCTTCGACGTCATAGGTCCTGAAGTTCACCGAACCGGCCAGTGCACCGCCGCCGACGCCGGTGACTGCACCGCGGGTGACGTCGATCTCGGAAAGGAATGCCGGATCGAAATAGGCAAAGCCCTGCGCTTCATGGCCGGTGAAACGGAAGTTCTGGCGCACACCGTCGATCATCATGTTGACGCGGCCGGAACCCTCGAAGCCGCGGATGTTGACGGCGACGCCCGGGTTCTGCGGGTTGTTGGCGGTCGAGGTGCCGGGAACGCCACGCAGCAGGTCGTCGGTCTCGAGACCGGATTGCAGGTCGATCTGGTCGGAGGTGACGACGCTGACCGGGGCGGCCTTGGCATAGGGGTCGGCGGTGCGCGAGCCCTTGGCAACGATCGGCGAGAGGTAGGTTTCGCCCTTCTTGGTCTCCTCGGCCTTTTTCTCTTCCGGCTTTGCCTGGGTGGTCGCGCTCTGGGCGAATGCGACGGTAGCGACTGAAATTGCAAGAGTTGTCGTGCAAGCCAACAGGGCCTGGCGACGATGCCGGGTGAGCATGGACCAATCCTTTGAGGTTCGAGGCCGGGCTTGCTGTTGAGCGGCAAACTCAAGGGGCTGGCTGGGCGCGTTCTGGGCGTTGCGACATGTCGTCGCCTCATTTATGCCGCATAAAAAACATGAGTATCTTTGTCAACATACAAAGATACTCCCCACAATTTGTGGGGTCGTGCCAATTCAAGGCGTTGCCGAACTGCAACGCTTTTGCCGGAGAGTTGGAGCGGAGAAGTAAAAAGCATGCAGATTTGCGGCGGCATCCCGCTCTAATTCATTGGAATCGGTCACGTTTATGATCTGGGCGGATTCCACCCAAATTATAGCAATCTCATGCAACCAGATCCGTTTCTGCGCGTTCCCTCCGCTCAAAGCTCGCAACGCGGGCAGTGAGAAAGGAACTGGATGCGTCGCTCTTTCCCATTGATCCTGCTGTCACTCCTGGTCCTCACCGGCGCCAGTCTGCCGAAATCCGGCCCCATCCCGACAGAAAAACCGCCGACGGATGCGGGAGCGGAAGAAGCTGCTCCAACACCCGACAAGAAGCCGGCGCCACCGGCGGGCGATAGCAAGGGCGCGACGGCGAAAGAGCCGACGACAGCCGACGGAAAACAGCCCGTACCGCAGGTAAAGCCGGCCGATGAAGACGAGCAATCGACAAAGGACAAGAAGCCGGCGACCGACGAAAAGGGCCAGCGTGCGGACGAGAAGAAGGATGCCAAGCCGGCGCCGATCGTCTATCCACCAGTCGAGGCCGAAAACGCTGCCGATCATGCCAAGTGCCTTACCGACCTGAAGGCGCTCGGCGCGACATTTGTCGAGGCCAAGCGCATCGACGATGGCAAGGGCTGCGGCATCGACAAGCCGCTGGAGATCACCAGCATCCTGCCTGACGTCACGCTCGCGCCGAAGGGCCTGATGCGCTGCGAAACGGCATTGGCGCTGGCACGCTGGACGAAGGAAACTGCCCAACCGGCTGCGGAGGTCGCCTTCGACAAGAACATCAAGATCAAGGCTCTGAACCAGGCATCGACCTACATCTGCCGCCTGCGCAACAATGCAACGTCCGGCAAGATCTCCGAGCATGCCCACGGCAACGCCGTCGATATCGCGTCCTTCACTTTAAGCGACGGGACGACGATCGCCATCCAGCCGCGTGATGAGGATGGCACGATGGACGGCGCCTTCCAGCGCGCGGTCACCGCTTCCGCCTGCCTCTACTTCAAGACCGTGCTCGATCCCGGCAGCGACGCCGCTCACGAAACTCATCTGCATCTCGACGTCATCGAGCGCCGCAACGATTATCGCTACTGCCGCTAGATGCGAATTCCCCCGGCTCGGATCGACATTCAATTGCCGCCATAGCCGAGGGCGACAAACTCGCCTTCAAAGCGCCCGGCCAACGCGTCGCCGTCAAGCAGGTCGGCAAGCACCACGGCCCGCGCCCTGCCCCGCCGTTCGAGCATCCGCAGAAAGCTCGGCCATTGCCCGGCATTCGCCAGCGACGACCGGGCCGCAAAGGCACCGGCAACCGGCTTTAGATAGTCCATCCGGTTGCTCTGAATCACCAGACGCGCCGCCACGCCGCTTTCGCGCAACCGCACATGCAGAAGCGACCAGGCCGAGAGGATCGTAAGCGCCGAGGCGCTGCCGCCGAACACCGTCTCGCGATGGTTGATGTTGGGCGCCAGGGGCGCCGAAAGCAGGACATGGTCGTGCGTTACATCCTCCACCTGAACCTGCATCGCCGCCGACAGCGGGATATGAGCGTGAAGATAGGCCTGCAAATCCTGTGGCGTCATCGCGATGTCCATGGTCCCTGTTGCAGCGGCTCGTGTCCTGTTGAACGCGCAAAGGCCGCTGCAAGACGTGCAGTGGTTGCCGATCAATGCACAAGACCGCCAGTCTTGGCCAGAGCCGGGGTCACGCGTTCCTGACCTGTCGCCAGATCCCGTTGGACGCAAAGATACCGGCTCGCGCGCCTTGCAGATTGCTCCCCGGATCCCAAATAAAGGCACGAGGAAATCCACCCGTTTTGCGCCCCGTTTCAAGGAAATTTGTCATGGCATTGACGATGTACCAGCTCTCCATTCCCGCACTCATTCGCGGCCTTGGTGTCCTCACCAAACTGCTCGACAAGGCCGAGGCTCACGCGCGCGACAACGGCGTCTCCCCCGATGATCTCGTCAATGCCCGGCTCGCGCCGGACATGCTCACGCTTGCCGGCCAGGTGCAGCGCGTCAGCGATACGAGCAAGGGTCTGGTCGGTCGCCTGACCTCGATCGAGGTGCCCCGGTTTCCCGACGAGGAAAAGACCCTGGGCGAGCTGCGCCAACGCATCGCCAACACCGTCGCTTTTCTTCAGACGGTGCGCCCTACCGATCTTGAAGACAGCGACCGCCGTGAAGTCGTCCTCAACTTCCCGACCCTGAAGGTGACACTCACAGGCGAAGAGTATCTGTTGAGGTTCGTCCTGCCGAACTTCTATTTCCACCTGACGACGGCCTACGACATCCTGCGCCACAAAGGCGTCTCGATCGGCAAGGCCGATTTCCTCAGCCTCACGGCCTAACTTCCGTTTCAGGAAGCAAAACAAGACAACGCCGCGCATCCGGCCGGATGCGCGGCGTTGTCTTGACCAAGCCAGTCGAGGAGCCAAGGCGCCTAGAACAGGCCCTCGATATAGCCCTGCTCGTTCAGGAAGATCTTCTCCGACGACGGCACCTTGGGAAGACCGGGCATGGTCATGATCTCGCCGGTGATGACCACGATGAAGCCGGCGCCGGCCGCAAGCCTTACCTCGCGGATCGGCACCGCATGGCCCGTCGGCGCGCCGCGCAGGTTCGGATCGGTCGAGAAGGAGTATTGCGTCTTCGCCATACAGATCGGCAGGCGGCCATAGCCCTGCTCTTCCCAGGTGCGCAGCTGGTCGCGCACCGTCTTGTCGGCGATCACCTCGCTTGCGTGGTAGATGTCCTTGGCGATCGTCTCGATCTTGTGGAACAGCGACATGTCGTCAGGGTATAGCGGCGAGAACTGCGAATGGCCGGCTTCGGCGAGTTCCGCAACCCTGCGCGCCAATTCCTCGATGCCGGCCGAGCCCTGGGCCCAATGCCGGCAGAGCACGGCTTCCGCGCCAAGCGTCGCGACATAATCCTTGATCGCCTGGATCTCGGCGTCGGTATCGGAAGTGAAGTGGTTGATCGCAACGACTACCGGCACACCGAACTTCTTGACGTTCTGCACATGGCGCCCGAGGTTGGCGCAGCCCTTGCGCAGTGCCTCCAGGTTTTCCTTGCCGAGATCGTCCTTCTTGACACCGCCATTCATCTTGATGGCACGAACGGTCGCGACAAGCACAGCTGCATCCGGCTTCAGCCCCGCCTTGCGGCACTTGATGTCGAAGAATTTTTCCGCACCAAGATCGGCACCGAAACCGGCTTCGGTGACCACATAGTCGGCGAGCTTCAACGCCGTGGTCGTCGCGATCACCGAGTTGCAGCCATGGGCGATGTTGGCGAAGGGCCCGCCGTGGACGAAGGCGGGATTGTTTTCCAGCGTCTGCACCAGATTCGGCTGCATCGCATCCTTGAGTAGCACCGCCATCGCGCCATCGGCCTTGATGTCGCGGGCAAAGACCGGGGTCTTGTCGCGGCGGTAGCCGACAATGATGTTGCCGAGCCGTTGTTCGAGGTCCTTGAGATCGGTTGCCAGGCAGAGGATCGCCATGACCTCGGAGGCCACGGTTATGTCGAAACCGGTTTCGCGCGGATAGCCGTTCGCCACACCGCCGAGCGAGCCGACGATATGGCGCAGTGCCCGGTCGTTCATGTCCATCACCCGTCTCCAGGCGATGCGTCGGACATCGATATTCTGCTCATTGCTCCAATAGATATGATTGTCGATCAACGCGGCGAGCAGGTTGTGCGCCGAGGTGATCGCATGGAAATCGCCAGTGAAATGGAGGTTTATGTCCTCCATCGGCACGACCTGCGCATAACCGCCGCCGGCTGCCCCCCCTTTGACGCCGAAGCAGGGCCCGAGCGAGGCCTCGCGGATGCAGACGATCGCCTTCTTGCCGATACGGTTGAGCCCGTCGCCGAGGCCGACCGTCGTTGTCGTCTTGCCTTCGCCGGCGGGCGTCGGATTGATCGCGGTCACCAGGATCAGGTGACCATTCTTTTTCTCGCGCTGTCGCGCAATGAAGTCGGCGCCGATCTTTGCCTTGTCGTGGCCATAGGGCAAAAGATCTTCCGCGGGAATGCCGAGTGCAGCCCCGATCTCCAGGATCGGCTTTTTCTTCGCCGCGCGGGCAATCTCGATATCGGACTTAACCTCCGTCATGACATGTCCCCTCCCCAGGGTCTCGTTTTCGTCCGCGCCTTCGAAGGCGCAGTTCGCGATGCCCGAGCGGGATGAGGAAACGTGCCTGCGGCTTCCGCCCGCATTCCGCTCTAACTCAATAAATCTGAAGGCGGCCGCCTCGATTGCGGCCACCCTCCTTGCCGTTCTGCCTTAGCGCGCGAGGATGTCACGCATCTCGACGATGTTGGAGCGTACTCGCAGCGTATAGAAGCCCATCGTCGCCAGATGCGTCGGCATGATCCAACCTGCTTCCTCGCCATTGGAGATGATCCATGGCTGGATGCGGAGTGCTGCGCGCAGCTGCTTGATCGTTTCCGTCCAGATCGGCAGCAGGCCGCGCTGGGCAACGACGTTGTCGAAGTCGGCGCCGGCGGCCGAGAGAATGCCGTAATAGCCGTAGAGCTGGCCATAGGCGAACCAGAAGCGGTCGTCGGCGCGCGTGTCGAACCAGCCGCCATTGTGGTTTTCCGAGCGCTCGCGCAGGATCGCCGAGGTGTTGCCAAGGTCATTGGCGACGCGGTCGAGGAACTCGACCAGGTTGTCGGAGCGGCCGTCGAAGATCGCCTCGCACTTGCTGAGCGTGGCGTTGAAGGACCTCAGATCCTTCATCGCCGCCCGATAGAAGCTCGGCGTCGGCGTTTTGGGGCCGAACGGGTTCAGGCCGAAATACCAGGTCTCCTCATCGAACTGCATGTTGCCGCGCGCGCTCTGCAGGGCGTTGTTGATGCCCGAGGTGCCACGCATACGACCGAGCGAATCGACGAGCTCCACCGACGTCCGGCGGATCGCCTGGTTGATGCCGCGCTGGAACGACGCCTTGTTGTCGAGCCAGGGCGTGTCGTCCCAGTCGAGCCCGAAGAAGCCGAGCTTGTAAAGCAGCATCGACGAGATCCAGGCATTCTCGTTGACATTGAAATCGATCAAATCAGCCGTGACGTCGACGATCGCCGAAGTCTGGCAGACCGTGCCGGCCGGCAGCTGGACGGCGGCCAGCGCCTCCGGCGTCGATTCCATCGGCTGCGTCGCCACGCCGGCGAGGTTATTGGCGGCACCGCCGGTCGTCGACTGACCGGTCGACGTCGTACTGGGACCGCTCATCGGCGAGCCGGCCGGCACCTTGCGTTCCGCCAGCTTGTAGCGGTCGACATAGTCTTCGTTGAAGTTCGTCCAGGCCTGGGTCTGCCAGATGAAGTAGCCGTAGAACAGGATCAGCCCGAGAAGAATGAGACCGATCGGTCCCTTGATGATCCAGCTGCGCTGCCGGTACCAGTTGCCCGCCGCGACGAAGGGCCAGAGCAGCCAGGCAACGACGAGCCCGATGCCCCGGCCGATCGCGGTAAAGACGCGCTGGAAAAACGCAACGATCGGATCGAACATGTCCTATTCCTCTCTGAGGCCGTAAAGCTTGTGGCGGAAGGCCGCCTTGTCTTTGAGATATGTGCCGGTCAGCGTCGCCACAACATATTCCTTGAAACGTTCGCTGTATTGTTCGTAGGCGTCGTAGAATCCCTGCTTGTCGAAGACGAAGCGCGAGACGAAATCACGAGGCACGAGCTGCGATATCAAACGGTTGACCAGCCACTGGTCAGCGTGTGCGGGTGCCGCACGCACCAGCATGAAGCGGTTTTCCGGTGCGACATCCTGCATCTTGATCGTGCCGGTCGCCGAGATCATGCGGATCATCTCCTGCAGGAACGGGTAGGCGCCGTCCCTGGCGACCGCTGCCGCATTGCGGTGCATCCAGGTCTGCAGCCAGATCCGGTCGGCATTGGCGAGATCCGCGGCCGGGTCGGTCTCGTGGATCAGGCCGCGCACGGTCATGTCGGCGCGATGCTGGTATAGCCCGGACTCTTCCACCCAGGAGGCCTGCGGCAGCTGCAGCCGCTTGGTCGAGGCGAGGAAATCATAGATACGCGCTGGGTCGTTGATGGCGATGTAGCTGACCTGCCAGGGCCTTGAGCGGCGGAAGCCGGGCACGGACGGGTCGCAGATGACCGTCGTCGTCTTGTCGTCCAGGAAAACGTAGACGCCGCCGAAGTGATTGGCCCAGAAGGCTTCGTGGCGGAAGACGAGCTGATCCGGGACCAGGGCGTTCTGGCGGATATCGCCGGTGAGCTTGGCGAGCTCGACCATGCGGCTGAGCATCTCGTCGTCGGCCCAGGCGGTCGGCACTTTCTTCAGCCGGTCGACCAGGCCGCGCAACTCGGCAGCCTTGCCGAGCATATCTTCTGCCGAGAGAACTCGGAACCGCACCTCGTTGATCGACAGCAGATCGTCGATGTCATCGACGATCGAAACCGAATCCTCGATCTCGCCGTAGAGCGCGTCCTTGATCGTGATCGCATTGATCGCGCGGCTGTTGGCGTTGAAGAACTCGTGCATCAGCGCCGCGGTGTTGGAGAAGCTGGTGTGCACCACCGGCAGCTCCGCCTGCTCCGGCGTCATGATGATGAAGCGGCGGTTGACCCGGTTCGGATCGAGATAGTCGCGATCCCCAAGCTCCTCGGCGATCTCGGGCGAAAAACCGGTCATGTCGATGCTGAACTTCGACAACGCCGTCGAGCGCAGTCCGAAGCCTTCGAGCGCCTTGTTGTAGCGCGCGATCAGATGCGGCTCGGCGATATCGAGCAGCCGCCCATAGATCAATTCGGCTTCAAGCAGACGTTTCATCGGTCAGCTCTTCTCATCATCACCCCTGCCACCGGCCATCGCGTTTCATCGCCTCGATCTCGCGGATCGCCTTTTCGCGCTGGCGCTCGCGGCGGATGATGTCGGTGACGGCGGCATCGTCTGATTTGTCGGTGTAGCGGAACTCGCTGTCGGCGTAGCGATTGATCTCCTGCAACACCATGTCGATCGTGATTGGGCCGCGCAGT is a window from the Ensifer adhaerens genome containing:
- a CDS encoding TonB-dependent receptor domain-containing protein, with the translated sequence MLTRHRRQALLACTTTLAISVATVAFAQSATTQAKPEEKKAEETKKGETYLSPIVAKGSRTADPYAKAAPVSVVTSDQIDLQSGLETDDLLRGVPGTSTANNPQNPGVAVNIRGFEGSGRVNMMIDGVRQNFRFTGHEAQGFAYFDPAFLSEIDVTRGAVTGVGGGALAGSVNFRTYDVEDLIQDGKNYGGIASATYGSNDAGWSESLIGAYRFNDVFSVLGGISKADPGNYDNGNGVTVPYTEEDLLSGLLKFEVTPDQDHSFKLTGITYDNDFFANSYFQNVKNQTASASYSYTPDNELIDFKANAYWNRLKMKYDTDVRGGGTAAGRRITDTGKGFDISNTSLFDLGDVAVRANYGVEYFRDDYDVINSTARPGAGVNGSGTNATTGVFSNTTFTYGIVDLTAGLRWDHFSLDGSGAVVRGNPIGLPAGPYTVDKSDGHLNPSVTVALNPTDWFQPYVTYAETSRSPTVNETFAGGTHPGTTGQSFFPNPFLEPEISKGWEIGANFTFDGLLDASDSLRVKANYFHNRIDNYITAALLGGGRQIFFVNNPGTSTVQGFELQAAYDAGYVFGDLAYTYTDSNLPSQVNGFGVQSYLPDNIISATLGARFLDDQRLTVGTRLYAVSSAFVGEINRTPPNVPGYGLVDLFANYKFENGFEVTATVTNLFDKTYTPSSSTIAGSTIDTGRGRTFLVTAKAKF
- a CDS encoding extensin family protein, which produces MRRSFPLILLSLLVLTGASLPKSGPIPTEKPPTDAGAEEAAPTPDKKPAPPAGDSKGATAKEPTTADGKQPVPQVKPADEDEQSTKDKKPATDEKGQRADEKKDAKPAPIVYPPVEAENAADHAKCLTDLKALGATFVEAKRIDDGKGCGIDKPLEITSILPDVTLAPKGLMRCETALALARWTKETAQPAAEVAFDKNIKIKALNQASTYICRLRNNATSGKISEHAHGNAVDIASFTLSDGTTIAIQPRDEDGTMDGAFQRAVTASACLYFKTVLDPGSDAAHETHLHLDVIERRNDYRYCR
- a CDS encoding thioesterase domain-containing protein, whose protein sequence is MTPQDLQAYLHAHIPLSAAMQVQVEDVTHDHVLLSAPLAPNINHRETVFGGSASALTILSAWSLLHVRLRESGVAARLVIQSNRMDYLKPVAGAFAARSSLANAGQWPSFLRMLERRGRARAVVLADLLDGDALAGRFEGEFVALGYGGN
- a CDS encoding DUF1993 domain-containing protein; its protein translation is MALTMYQLSIPALIRGLGVLTKLLDKAEAHARDNGVSPDDLVNARLAPDMLTLAGQVQRVSDTSKGLVGRLTSIEVPRFPDEEKTLGELRQRIANTVAFLQTVRPTDLEDSDRREVVLNFPTLKVTLTGEEYLLRFVLPNFYFHLTTAYDILRHKGVSIGKADFLSLTA
- a CDS encoding formate--tetrahydrofolate ligase, with product MTEVKSDIEIARAAKKKPILEIGAALGIPAEDLLPYGHDKAKIGADFIARQREKKNGHLILVTAINPTPAGEGKTTTTVGLGDGLNRIGKKAIVCIREASLGPCFGVKGGAAGGGYAQVVPMEDINLHFTGDFHAITSAHNLLAALIDNHIYWSNEQNIDVRRIAWRRVMDMNDRALRHIVGSLGGVANGYPRETGFDITVASEVMAILCLATDLKDLEQRLGNIIVGYRRDKTPVFARDIKADGAMAVLLKDAMQPNLVQTLENNPAFVHGGPFANIAHGCNSVIATTTALKLADYVVTEAGFGADLGAEKFFDIKCRKAGLKPDAAVLVATVRAIKMNGGVKKDDLGKENLEALRKGCANLGRHVQNVKKFGVPVVVAINHFTSDTDAEIQAIKDYVATLGAEAVLCRHWAQGSAGIEELARRVAELAEAGHSQFSPLYPDDMSLFHKIETIAKDIYHASEVIADKTVRDQLRTWEEQGYGRLPICMAKTQYSFSTDPNLRGAPTGHAVPIREVRLAAGAGFIVVITGEIMTMPGLPKVPSSEKIFLNEQGYIEGLF